The Bacillota bacterium DNA segment ATGCCAGAGAACGGCGAAAAAAACCGTATCCACAGCGCAGACGTCAATCGTCCAGGGCTCCCAATAGCGGGATTCCTTAAATACTGCGACGCGGACAGAATAGAATGCCTTGGTCTTGCCGAAACTGGGTATCTTAAGGATCTGCCCAGCGAGGTTAGGTTAAGCAGATTTGAAGAACTGTTTGCTCTGAAAATCCCTGCTCTTATTATTACAAGGAATATCGAGCCGTTTCCTGAACTTCTTGACGCTGCAAAGCAGTACGAAGTGCCTATCCTTAGAAGCGCTCAAAGCACATCTCCGCTCATAGCAGGGCTGATTGGCTCACTTCATGTGCATCTCGCCCCGCGAATTACCCGGCACGGCGTTCTTGTTGAAGTATACGGCGAGGGTATCTTGCTGCTCGGCGAAAGCGGGGTAGGAAAGAGCGAAACAGCAATAGAACTTGTCAAGCGCGGTCACCGGCTCATTGCGGACGATGCCGTTGAAATAAAGAGAGTATCAGATAAATCGCTTGTCGGCTCAGCGCCGGAAGTCATTCGTCACTTTATCGAGCTTAGAGGCATCGGGATAGTAGACGTGCGCAGGCTTTTTGGAATGGGCGCAATCAAAATATCCGAGAAGATTGACCTTGTCATCAATCTTGAAGCATGGGACAATAAAAAAGTATATGACAGACTGGGGCTTGAGTCTCAGACAACAAATATTCTGGGCATAGAAGTCCCAAGCCTTGTGGTGCCTGTAAAACCGGGCAGAAACCTTGCGATGATTATAGAGGTCGCCGCAATGAACTACAGACAGAGGATGATGGGATATAACGCCGCAAA contains these protein-coding regions:
- the hprK gene encoding HPr(Ser) kinase/phosphatase, with the translated sequence MSDYSIELKTLIDEFSLEVIYMPENGEKNRIHSADVNRPGLPIAGFLKYCDADRIECLGLAETGYLKDLPSEVRLSRFEELFALKIPALIITRNIEPFPELLDAAKQYEVPILRSAQSTSPLIAGLIGSLHVHLAPRITRHGVLVEVYGEGILLLGESGVGKSETAIELVKRGHRLIADDAVEIKRVSDKSLVGSAPEVIRHFIELRGIGIVDVRRLFGMGAIKISEKIDLVINLEAWDNKKVYDRLGLESQTTNILGIEVPSLVVPVKPGRNLAMIIEVAAMNYRQRMMGYNAAKELNDRVMKQFEKEGDPNAASFN